A window of Xylophilus sp. GW821-FHT01B05 contains these coding sequences:
- a CDS encoding DUF2857 domain-containing protein → MSAPHPLNQAVIAQALYDLRNGQLRRCKAMGFSEAELDALKHPAMVSVLANANVSWCSVSVNREVLRRLLSQAQDVEKEIATVDHMLRLGASTEMVSRFYGLTHQEVALRREVLGLPKRKGRHPVLDEKQDVELWRRWKAITSSRNVDLKDETSILDAAMDLAEGMDLPLSVVWAAIKSWVDQGLG, encoded by the coding sequence ATGTCCGCCCCGCACCCGCTCAATCAGGCCGTCATCGCCCAGGCGCTCTACGACCTGCGCAACGGCCAACTGCGCCGCTGCAAGGCGATGGGCTTCAGCGAGGCCGAGCTGGATGCGCTCAAGCATCCCGCCATGGTGAGCGTGCTGGCCAACGCCAATGTCTCGTGGTGTTCCGTGTCCGTGAACCGTGAGGTGCTCCGGCGTCTGCTTTCGCAGGCGCAGGACGTGGAGAAGGAAATAGCGACCGTCGATCACATGTTGCGCCTGGGGGCCAGCACGGAGATGGTCAGTCGCTTCTACGGCTTGACTCATCAGGAAGTCGCCCTGCGCCGTGAGGTGCTGGGCCTGCCCAAGCGCAAGGGGCGTCACCCTGTCCTGGACGAGAAGCAGGACGTCGAACTGTGGCGGCGCTGGAAAGCCATCACCAGCAGCAGGAATGTGGACCTGAAGGACGAGACCTCGATTCTCGACGCGGCCATGGACCTTGCCGAAGGCATGGATTTGCCGCTGTCGGTGGTCTGGGCCGCGATCAAGTCGTGGGTCGATCAGGGATTGGGTTAA